A stretch of Blautia liquoris DNA encodes these proteins:
- the tadA gene encoding tRNA adenosine(34) deaminase TadA, with the protein MEHEYYMKEAIKQARKAEKIMEVPIGCVIVYEGEIIARGYNRRNTDKNTLSHAELNAIKKASRKLGDWRLEGCTMYVTLEPCQMCAGAMVQSRIDEVVIGCMNSKAGCAGSVLNLLQVPTFNHQVKITSGVLNDECSEMMSGFFQKLREKKKAEKAAKKEERNAAGGE; encoded by the coding sequence ATGGAACATGAGTATTATATGAAAGAGGCTATAAAGCAGGCAAGAAAAGCCGAGAAGATTATGGAGGTTCCGATTGGATGTGTGATTGTGTATGAGGGAGAGATTATTGCCAGAGGATACAATCGCAGGAATACAGATAAGAATACACTGTCACATGCGGAACTGAATGCCATCAAAAAGGCAAGCAGAAAGCTTGGAGACTGGCGGCTGGAGGGCTGCACAATGTATGTCACACTGGAACCGTGTCAGATGTGTGCGGGGGCGATGGTCCAGTCGCGGATCGACGAAGTGGTGATTGGCTGTATGAATTCAAAAGCAGGATGTGCGGGATCCGTTCTTAATCTGCTCCAGGTTCCGACATTCAATCATCAGGTAAAGATTACGAGTGGAGTATTGAATGATGAGTGTAGTGAGATGATGAGCGGATTTTTCCAGAAACTGAGAGAAAAGAAAAAAGCAGAGAAAGCAGCAAAAAAAGAAGAGAGAAATGCAGCAGGAGGTGAATAA
- a CDS encoding cytochrome c biogenesis protein/redoxin produces the protein MGFSVDVSVPVITVFIQGLLSFFSPCVLPLIPLYISYLSGGTRTKGVDGKDYYDRKKVLLNTIFFVIGISFVFFVLGLGASALGSVLKGNQLLFARIGGILIILFGLYQLGIFGGSKILGGEHRLPFQLDTLAMSPWTALVMGITFSFAWTPCVGPALTSVLLMAASANTKFLGFALIGVYTLGFVLPFLAVGIFSTTLLDLFKRHGNIVKYTARAGGFLMILIGVMMFTGKMNDITGYLSQLQTAQKTQQDQKKTEEENKDRESGTVTGEDASGENHSEKLTDAIEFELKDQYGQMHHLSDYRGKIIFLNFWATWCPPCRAEMPDIQKLYESYQTKEDPEVVILGIAAPGYGKEQDEEEVKKFLQDNGYTYPVLMDTGGDLFEQYSIYSYPTTFMITAEGKVFGYANGQLTDDMMKSIIQQTLDGTTG, from the coding sequence ATGGGTTTTTCAGTAGATGTCAGTGTTCCAGTAATTACAGTGTTTATACAGGGGCTGCTAAGCTTTTTTTCTCCCTGTGTGCTTCCTCTGATTCCCCTTTATATTAGTTATTTATCTGGAGGGACGAGGACAAAAGGAGTAGATGGAAAGGATTATTACGACAGAAAAAAGGTTTTGCTCAATACGATATTCTTTGTGATAGGAATCAGTTTCGTCTTTTTTGTTCTCGGACTTGGGGCATCTGCACTTGGATCTGTTCTCAAAGGGAACCAACTGCTCTTTGCGAGAATTGGCGGAATTTTGATCATACTGTTTGGGCTGTACCAGCTGGGTATATTTGGAGGTTCAAAGATTCTCGGAGGAGAACATAGGCTTCCGTTTCAACTTGATACACTTGCCATGTCACCATGGACGGCACTGGTTATGGGAATTACATTCAGCTTTGCATGGACACCCTGTGTGGGACCGGCACTGACTAGTGTTCTTTTGATGGCTGCATCTGCGAATACGAAGTTCCTTGGATTTGCATTGATTGGCGTGTATACGCTGGGTTTTGTGCTCCCATTTCTGGCTGTTGGAATATTCAGCACGACATTGCTGGATCTGTTCAAACGCCATGGAAATATCGTAAAGTATACGGCCAGGGCCGGCGGATTTCTCATGATTCTGATTGGAGTTATGATGTTTACCGGGAAGATGAACGATATAACGGGGTACCTTTCACAACTACAGACTGCACAGAAAACACAGCAGGATCAGAAAAAGACGGAAGAAGAAAACAAAGATAGGGAATCCGGAACCGTAACTGGGGAGGATGCATCAGGTGAGAATCATTCTGAAAAGCTTACAGATGCCATTGAGTTTGAACTGAAAGATCAATACGGTCAGATGCATCATCTTTCCGATTATAGAGGAAAAATTATTTTTTTAAATTTCTGGGCAACCTGGTGTCCGCCCTGCCGCGCGGAAATGCCGGATATTCAGAAACTCTATGAATCATATCAGACCAAAGAAGATCCGGAAGTGGTAATTCTTGGAATTGCAGCACCTGGATATGGAAAAGAACAGGATGAGGAAGAAGTCAAAAAATTTCTTCAGGATAACGGTTATACCTATCCGGTTTTGATGGATACGGGTGGAGACTTATTTGAGCAGTATAGTATCTATTCCTATCCGACTACATTTATGATCACTGCAGAGGGGAAAGTATTTGGCTATGCCAACGGTCAGCTGACAGATGATATGATGAAAAGCATCATACAGCAGACGTTGGACGGCACTACGGGCTGA